The genomic segment GAACCTGAAAGTCAGTTTCTCTCGTCAAGAACGCTTCATTTCCAGAACTAAGAATAATGGGATTAACTTACTAGTGTAGCCCAATGTGAGGAAATCAGTCAAGCTCccaagtacagatatcagaagCAGCCCGCCAGACACCTTAACAAACATATCTGTGTCCTTCCCAAGGGCAATATTCTCAGAGACCGACAGTAACATGTTTATGTGACTGCGGATGAAACAAGCTGCTTGATTTACCATTTCTTCAGAGAGATACAAATGCGGCAGGGGTGGAGCTGGTCTGTTGCAATTTTTGGACAAGGTTcaattacccaaaaaaaaaacaaaaaaaactcaaGAAGGTTCATTAGTAGATAAGTTGATAATAATATCATGAACTACTGTTCTGGATGGCACTAAAAGGTCTCAAGATAACATAATTTAACAATGAAAAAATCTACTAAACATCATGGTTAGAAACCTCCCTATGCTACCAGATCATGGTTGAGGTCTTGACGATTATCTCATTGAATCGGCAAGTTGATGACTTTCTTTGCAAGACATTTTCCCATTCCCATCCTTGTTTATTgtgtgtttcttttttctttttaccctTGGTGCATGGGTCATCTTGTGCTCCTTGGCTATTTTAACGGGTACCTGCTACCTCCCCAGCACAGGTACCAAGtaactccattcaacaaggctTGAAcggatgggaagaaatcacctactGTTTTGTTTTTTATGTGTATTATATTTGCTTCTTTCCATCAAAGATCAGTAAACACTACCAAcatctataatattttataagataTTGAACTAGCAGCTGATTTTTCTGTGGAAAGCCGTTCTATATACAGTACTAAGGAATTATAAATTTCTTCGCACATCATTGGCCTTGAAACTGTTGGAAAATAGAGTTCCCACATGTATAGCATGTTTTATAAGGGGTTTAGTGCTTCACACAGGATAATTTTAGAAAGGGGACTGGGGAATTATATCATAACGTGTGCTACATGTATGAGAAACGACTTGGGAGTGTAAATCATTTTCTCTTCAACTACCGAGTGGTCTTTGAGAGTTGGGTATGCTTCCGTGTCTTGTTGGAGTAAAAGAGATGACACCAATGTCCCTGAAACAACTATTATGCTGTTGGAAGAGGTGAAAAGTGAAGAAAAGCACAAGAACGTCCAGAGTCCAGACACTTTTCACTATGCACTTCTTGGGTCATCTGAGAAAGAGAGAAATCCCGAAAGCTCTGATGGCAGGAAAAAACCTATTGTTTTAAATACTTGCGTTTACAGATTTTATCATTTGTCTCATTTTAAGTAATTACAGGATATGTATTGACGGATTTAGTTTGATCTTTGCACTTTGAAGAGAGAATCAAAAAACGACGTTGTCAAGATAATGAAAGTTTTTCTAACTTCCagacaatgtaaatatcattttgGTATGCCAATCACTTGCTTCCTTCCCTTATCCAAGTAATAAAAGTATCTAAAAAGCAAATGAATATATTGTGTTTCTGGATAAGAACCTGTCAAATATGGCAGGAACTGAACGCCTCTCATAGAGATTGACATACTTTAAAGCTGCGTGAAAGTCTAACCCAAATTGCCGTAGCTTGAGGGACCCCCATATTTTCAACAAAATTACTTATAACAATGCTATTGCATACGTTAAACCAAGTAACCATAGATCATCAAAACTGTATATAACAACTGAGAGATTCGATGCGAGATCAATAGATCCATTCACTTTTGCTATTCTCATTAAACCACAGACAACTAACTGAACAAAACCAAATCACAAAAAGCATCTGCATAAGATTGTTGGTTACCTGTTAAGGATTGCAGCTGATTTAGCCCACAGAAACAAAATGGTGAACAGCAGAAAGAAAACACTTGAGACTAGTGATAGAAGTGTATAACCAGATATCTCAAAGACCACCCAAGCAAACAATGTTCCTACAAGAATTCCCACCGTCACATCTTTTTGCCTCCATAGAACTACATCAGCAACTGTTTCAAACAAACTACAACTGGATCAAACACCAAAAAAATGACCAAGAAAGCCCTTCACATCACAGGAACAAATTTCTATTACAAACAGTTAGTTGACCAATATCCATATGGAAAATCTTAATATCCATAAGGGTCGATTCCCACCTTCCCAACGCCACCACACACacaccaaaaaggaaaaaaaagccAATATCCATAAGGGAAATCTTAATAGCTCAACTGGTTACCAATAATccataaaaaaatcatcaatccatATCAAAAACTCATTTGCATTTGTGATAAACATGTAAGAACAATTCCAGATAAACCAAATTATGAACCTAAATTCTTCATCAAAAAAGCAGTGACATAATCAAGAATTTGCATTAACTGGACTTACCAAAACATCCTCCAAGGATCTGATGAAGACTTCTCTGCCTATTAAACAATTTATCAGATGAACCCATTTTTCAACAATcaataaaaaccaagaaaaacccaactccaagaactcaaataAAAACAACCTCTACAACACAATAGAAAAAAAGCCCAAAACTTCGGtaacttaattcaaaatttgtGTATACTTCTTGACCAAGAATCAATCTATTCCCTTCTTAGTTAGATAAcaaaatgaatgaattttgagatatgGTATTAGTGACACCAAGAATCAATCTTTTTCCAGCCTAAAAGCATGAAAACATACTCATGACATTATTTTTGCACTATTTTTTCAACCCCAAAAGTAGAAAAGTGGGGGCCGACTGATTCAAGAAATGTTGCCtttggaaattgattttgggaagtgaaataaaaaaattaagtgaaatGTGTAGACAGAGACATTGGGCAAATTAATCAAggttacaaaaatattttaaaataagaaaaagagtagagatgataattttaaaataagtgttaacgcattaattttaaaattcttatgttttattatttagataaatatttcTACCCTATATTTATACAAAGATCCTATGCCATCACCATCACTCCTCTTCCACATCTTTTTATTGTCGCCCGCcgcctcctcctcttcctccactATCACCATCGCTACCATTATCACCTCTTTCAGATTCACCATTATTTTCTCCCTCTACATAATTATCgcttattttttttctcctctacCACCATTACTATCAACACCACAACAAATGTCATCTTCTTATTCGGCATCACCACTAGCACCATCACCTccatttttatcataaatatcacttttTCGTGGGCTCCTCctccaattatattttttttcagaaattaagtaaGTATTAAAGTTGATGCAGCAACAGTCGAAGTTGCTGCAACAACTTCGATAGTTGCTACAGCAATTTCGATAATTGCTGTAATATAAtaactaatagtagttgttgcaACAATTACTGTAATTGCTGAAtttactaaattattttttttatttatttttaaaagaaatcaaaaaaaaaaatttcaaactttttaattttttttttaaaataatccatgaaaattaaaaaagaaagaataaaataaaaagaaaaagaaaaagaagaaaagaaaatgaaagaagaggaaaatttatagagagagaaaaataagaagaagatgggagaaagaaaaagaaaagaaagattgaaagataagaaaatgagggaaactctaaaatttgaaatttgaagttggaggacattttaaaaaattatttttttttaaaaaaaattacattttacatctcaattaacttaatcacaatttaaataaaACTTTAACCTTAAGTGATCAAAATTATCAccatttttaattgaaaaatgatCTATTACCCCCAACATTTAGTCGAAATTCAACTACATACTTATACTTTGCGGGAGTTCTATGACCCctctaaactattttaaagtgaaattattacctCCCTGAACGCTGACATGACAAGaaagtgtgtttcactctctttaaaaaGAGTGAGAACGaagtttttttattaaaaaattatttttaatatttctttattttctttattcatttctaattattctttttctttatggattttctttctttctttctttctcttcttcttcttcttttcttcttcttcttctttcttacaaacaataacatccaagaactcattaatgacatccaaaattaatttatcattttcttcatattCAAGCACAAAATCAATTGATTTCGACTTCAAATccgtcgaaaattttaaaatggatattgttcattgttttcaacttcaaaattgtcgaaaattttaaaatcgatattgtccatCATTTACGACTTCAAAgtcgtcgtaaattttaaaataggtattgtccattattttcgacttgaaggtcgttgaa from the Capsicum annuum cultivar UCD-10X-F1 chromosome 9, UCD10Xv1.1, whole genome shotgun sequence genome contains:
- the LOC107842796 gene encoding reticulon-like protein B12 isoform X3, translated to MGSSDKLFNRQRSLHQILGGCFGTLFAWVVFEISGYTLLSLVSSVFFLLFTILFLWAKSAAILNRPAPPLPHLYLSEEMVNQAACFIRSHINMLLSVSENIALGKDTDMFVKVSGGLLLISVLGSLTDFLTLGYTSLVIVLTVPALYEKYEDRVDTYVLMAYRKLRQLHYKFDAVCVSKVPRFNLEEKKLS
- the LOC107842796 gene encoding reticulon-like protein B12 isoform X1; this translates as MGSSDKLFNRQRSLHQILGGCFVADVVLWRQKDVTVGILVGTLFAWVVFEISGYTLLSLVSSVFFLLFTILFLWAKSAAILNRPAPPLPHLYLSEEMVNQAACFIRSHINMLLSVSENIALGKDTDMFVKVSGGLLLISVLGSLTDFLTLGYTSLVIVLTVPALYEKYEDRVDTYVLMAYRKLRQLHYKFDAVCVSKVPRFNLEEKKLS
- the LOC107842796 gene encoding reticulon-like protein B12 isoform X2 encodes the protein MFCLFETVADVVLWRQKDVTVGILVGTLFAWVVFEISGYTLLSLVSSVFFLLFTILFLWAKSAAILNRPAPPLPHLYLSEEMVNQAACFIRSHINMLLSVSENIALGKDTDMFVKVSGGLLLISVLGSLTDFLTLGYTSLVIVLTVPALYEKYEDRVDTYVLMAYRKLRQLHYKFDAVCVSKVPRFNLEEKKLS